In the Deltaproteobacteria bacterium genome, one interval contains:
- a CDS encoding L-seryl-tRNA(Sec) selenium transferase → MAENLRNLPAIGRWLSEPVFAEALARHGRSRVVAAMREVLAAERKRRTCGSSPVSIEELVHLVIRHLQTGTRARLRPVINATGIILHTNLGRAPLAESAIEAVTRTARGYSNLEYDIESGERGSRHDIVRDKLARLAGAADAMVVNNNAAAVLLVLNTLAQSREVIVSRGELVEIGGSFRIPAVMEKSGCRLVEVGTTNKTHAADYRAAVTDATALFLKVHRGNFRMEGFVSEVGVGELARIGDEMGIPVVEDLGSGCLVNPDGGGLGDEPTVAASLKAGCAAVTFSGDKLLGGPQAGVIAGHAEVVEACRNNPLARALRVDKMTLAALEATLACYEHPETLHDKVPVLRMASTPVDSLRRRARSMTSRLRRALGDAAAARVVETRSRMGGGSLPGGDLPGVAVRIDAASMSANELERALRLGDPPVVGRIADGAVLIEMRTLLDGEDALVEKSLCNILGPGAK, encoded by the coding sequence ATGGCGGAAAATCTGCGGAACTTGCCCGCCATCGGACGATGGCTGAGCGAACCGGTATTTGCCGAGGCATTGGCGCGGCACGGCCGGTCGCGGGTGGTCGCGGCGATGCGCGAGGTCCTCGCGGCCGAGCGGAAACGGCGGACCTGCGGCTCGAGCCCCGTTTCGATCGAGGAACTCGTCCACCTTGTCATCCGTCACCTGCAAACGGGGACGAGAGCGCGGCTTCGCCCGGTCATCAACGCGACCGGGATCATTCTTCACACGAACCTGGGTCGCGCGCCGCTCGCGGAGTCGGCGATCGAGGCCGTCACGCGGACGGCCCGCGGCTACTCGAATCTGGAATACGACATCGAATCGGGCGAGCGCGGTTCGCGGCACGACATCGTGCGGGACAAGCTGGCGCGTCTGGCCGGCGCGGCCGACGCCATGGTCGTCAACAACAACGCGGCGGCGGTCCTGCTGGTGCTCAACACGCTCGCGCAGAGCCGCGAGGTGATCGTCAGCCGGGGCGAACTCGTGGAGATCGGCGGGTCGTTTCGCATCCCCGCCGTCATGGAAAAAAGCGGTTGCCGCCTCGTGGAGGTCGGGACGACCAACAAGACGCACGCCGCGGACTATCGGGCCGCCGTGACCGACGCCACCGCGCTCTTCCTCAAGGTCCACCGCGGCAATTTTCGCATGGAGGGCTTCGTCTCCGAGGTCGGCGTCGGCGAACTCGCGCGCATCGGGGATGAGATGGGCATTCCGGTCGTCGAGGACCTGGGCAGCGGATGCCTTGTAAACCCGGACGGCGGCGGATTGGGCGACGAGCCCACCGTGGCCGCGTCGTTGAAAGCCGGCTGCGCGGCCGTCACGTTTTCGGGCGACAAGCTGCTGGGCGGGCCGCAGGCGGGCGTCATTGCGGGACATGCCGAGGTCGTCGAAGCCTGTCGAAATAATCCGCTGGCCCGGGCGCTGCGCGTGGACAAGATGACGCTCGCCGCGCTCGAGGCCACGCTCGCTTGTTACGAACATCCCGAAACCTTGCACGACAAGGTGCCGGTGCTGCGCATGGCCTCGACGCCGGTCGATTCGCTGCGCCGACGCGCACGGTCCATGACGTCGCGACTGCGCCGCGCGCTGGGCGACGCCGCGGCCGCTCGCGTTGTCGAGACGCGGTCGCGCATGGGCGGGGGCAGTCTGCCCGGCGGCGATCTGCCCGGCGTGGCGGTGCGCATCGACGCGGCGTCCATGTCGGCGAACGAACTCGAACGCGCGCTGCGGCTCGGCGATCCGCCCGTCGTCGGGCGCATCGCGGACGGCGCCGTGCTCATCGAAATGCGCACGTTGCTTGACGGTGAAGACGCGCTCGTGGAAAAATCCCTGTGCAACATTCTGGGGCCGGGCGCGAAATGA
- a CDS encoding patatin-like phospholipase family protein — MRVGLALGGGAARGLAHLGVVETLCAAGIPVQVVAGTSMGALVGAMFAQKADATSMLADATRFLRSPEFRQARIHRLQRETAGEKSVLDAVSRYISRGRVLASTVTRPSVLDAEDLYELLGFFVDDRDIRSLHVPFFAVAADLRTGEEVILDRGPVIDAVAASSAVPGAFPPIVVGGRECVDGGVVNMVPVSVLRDMDLDYVIASNVSHELPVPADAMKALATHFRTHEITKRTLTRLQVRFADAVITPQIGQIHWADFTKSDEVIEAGRLAARGAIDTIHRDLKRLGRRPRFWRKPRRIPPEHGIVPPMSPLPSPAIEAAPADATEPSTEELDL, encoded by the coding sequence GTGAGGGTCGGTTTGGCGCTCGGCGGCGGCGCGGCGCGGGGGCTCGCGCACCTGGGCGTCGTCGAAACGCTGTGCGCCGCCGGAATCCCCGTTCAGGTTGTGGCCGGCACGAGCATGGGCGCGCTCGTGGGGGCGATGTTCGCCCAAAAAGCCGACGCGACGTCGATGCTTGCCGACGCGACGCGTTTTCTGCGTTCGCCCGAGTTTCGCCAGGCGCGCATTCACCGATTGCAGCGCGAGACCGCCGGCGAAAAAAGCGTGCTCGACGCGGTCAGCCGCTATATCTCGCGCGGGCGCGTGTTGGCCTCGACGGTCACGCGGCCATCGGTGCTCGACGCCGAGGATCTGTACGAATTGCTCGGGTTCTTCGTGGACGATCGCGACATCCGTTCTCTGCACGTCCCCTTTTTCGCGGTGGCCGCCGATCTGCGGACGGGCGAGGAGGTGATCCTCGATCGCGGACCGGTCATCGATGCCGTGGCGGCCTCGTCCGCCGTGCCCGGCGCGTTTCCGCCCATCGTCGTCGGCGGACGCGAATGTGTGGACGGCGGCGTGGTCAACATGGTGCCCGTGAGTGTTCTGCGCGACATGGATCTCGATTACGTGATCGCCTCGAACGTATCGCACGAACTCCCCGTACCCGCCGACGCGATGAAGGCGCTCGCCACGCACTTTCGCACGCACGAAATCACCAAGCGCACGCTCACCCGGTTGCAGGTGCGTTTCGCGGATGCCGTCATCACGCCGCAGATCGGCCAGATCCATTGGGCGGATTTCACCAAGTCCGACGAGGTGATCGAAGCCGGACGGTTGGCGGCGCGGGGCGCGATCGATACAATCCATCGCGATCTGAAACGACTCGGACGTCGGCCGCGCTTTTGGCGCAAGCCGCGGCGTATTCCGCCGGAGCACGGAATTGTGCCGCCGATGTCGCCGCTCCCCTCGCCGGCGATCGAAGCTGCGCCCGCCGACGCGACCGAACCTTCCACGGAGGAACTCGACCTGTGA
- a CDS encoding aminopeptidase, whose protein sequence is MTEKKDDSLKSLRKTLMRERRHAADVLDNTRKADAYRFADDYIDYVSAVKTERESTRWFADLLARRGFADASGSAESARSVFVAYRNRVIAAARLGTAPFDAGLTIVAAHHDSPRLDLKTNPIYEDLQFAMLKTHYFGGVRKHQWVARPLAIHGVVALADGRRVDIAIGEDPADPVFTIADLLPHLAANTQSQKKLAEAIPAEKLNVIIGGIPIGGTEDKDRFLLGALRLLHERFGIREEDFVSADIEIVPAGPARYVGLDRAFIGAYGHDDRCCSYAAMRALIDANDATRTRVAICFDKEEVGSFGDTGAQGYFLKFLVARLMECAGAKPDALAVERTLHNSFVISADVGASMDPDWKDVHDRRNAAFAGHGITIKKATGQRGKTAASEASAETVARLREILTAANVPWQNSSMGKVDEGGGGTIAKFMAIHGAEVIDAGPPVLGMHSPFEILHVFDLYSAYAAYRAVFESV, encoded by the coding sequence GTGACCGAGAAAAAAGACGACTCGCTCAAATCCCTTCGCAAGACTTTGATGCGCGAGCGCCGCCACGCGGCCGACGTGCTCGACAACACCCGCAAGGCTGATGCGTACCGTTTTGCCGACGACTACATCGACTACGTCTCCGCGGTGAAGACCGAGCGCGAATCGACGCGATGGTTCGCCGATCTGCTCGCGCGAAGAGGCTTCGCCGACGCGTCGGGCTCCGCCGAATCCGCGCGCTCCGTCTTCGTCGCGTATCGCAACCGCGTGATCGCGGCGGCGCGTCTCGGGACTGCGCCGTTCGATGCCGGACTCACGATCGTCGCGGCGCATCACGATTCCCCGCGTCTCGATCTCAAGACGAACCCGATCTACGAGGATCTCCAGTTCGCGATGCTCAAGACGCACTACTTCGGCGGCGTCCGCAAGCATCAGTGGGTGGCGCGACCGCTGGCCATTCACGGAGTGGTGGCGCTCGCCGACGGACGCCGTGTGGACATCGCGATCGGCGAAGATCCCGCGGACCCCGTATTCACCATCGCGGATTTGCTGCCGCATCTCGCCGCGAACACGCAGTCGCAGAAAAAACTCGCCGAGGCGATTCCCGCCGAAAAACTCAACGTCATCATCGGCGGCATTCCGATCGGCGGGACCGAGGACAAGGATCGATTTCTGCTCGGCGCGCTGCGTCTGCTGCATGAGCGATTCGGGATCCGCGAGGAGGATTTCGTCAGCGCGGACATCGAGATCGTGCCCGCGGGCCCGGCCCGTTACGTCGGGCTCGACCGCGCATTCATCGGCGCGTACGGCCACGACGACCGCTGTTGTTCATATGCCGCGATGCGCGCACTCATCGACGCGAATGACGCGACGCGAACGCGCGTGGCGATCTGTTTCGACAAGGAAGAGGTCGGCTCCTTCGGCGACACCGGCGCGCAGGGATACTTCCTGAAATTTCTCGTTGCCAGGCTCATGGAGTGCGCGGGAGCGAAGCCCGACGCGCTGGCCGTCGAGCGCACGCTGCACAATTCGTTTGTCATTTCCGCCGACGTCGGCGCGTCGATGGACCCGGACTGGAAGGATGTTCACGACCGGCGCAATGCGGCCTTCGCGGGGCACGGTATCACGATCAAAAAGGCGACGGGCCAGCGCGGAAAGACGGCCGCGTCGGAGGCCTCCGCGGAGACCGTGGCGCGGCTGCGCGAGATTCTGACGGCGGCGAATGTGCCGTGGCAGAACTCGTCGATGGGCAAGGTGGACGAAGGCGGCGGCGGCACCATCGCGAAGTTCATGGCGATTCACGGCGCCGAGGTGATCGACGCGGGGCCGCCGGTGCTCGGCATGCACAGCCCTTTCGAAATCCTTCACGTTTTTGACCTCTACAGCGCCTACGCCGCCTATCGCGCGGTGTTCGAGTCCGTCTGA
- a CDS encoding RluA family pseudouridine synthase, with protein sequence MAERRITVHAGRDDAGLRLDVFLSRRVPALSRSRAASVVDASGVTVDGRIAKSSYRMRGDESIDVVVPEPAPARAEAQAIPLDIVYEDADIVAVNKPPGLVVHPAAGNPDGTLVNALLAHSRDLSGIGGVMRPGIVHRLDKGTSGVIVCAKNDAAHEALTRQFASRTLTKVYLAITIGAPSPRAGVVDRPIGRHTVDRKRMAVDVPRSRAAKTEYETLAAAGGLAVVRCGLLTGRTHQIRVHLQSLRCPILGDAVYGGRNAEKRLDQMSMSDARAMRRPALHAWRIEFDHPRDGRRVKLEAAIPSDMKCILDRIGWTP encoded by the coding sequence ATGGCCGAACGACGGATCACCGTCCACGCCGGGCGCGACGACGCGGGCCTGCGGCTCGATGTTTTCCTCTCGCGCCGTGTGCCCGCGCTGAGCCGGTCGCGCGCGGCGTCGGTCGTGGACGCGAGCGGCGTGACCGTGGACGGGCGGATCGCCAAGTCGTCGTACCGAATGCGCGGCGACGAATCGATCGACGTCGTCGTGCCGGAACCCGCGCCTGCGCGGGCCGAAGCCCAGGCGATTCCCCTCGACATCGTTTACGAGGATGCCGACATCGTGGCCGTCAACAAGCCGCCCGGCCTCGTGGTGCATCCCGCCGCGGGGAATCCCGACGGCACGCTCGTCAACGCGCTGCTCGCGCACAGCCGCGACCTGTCCGGCATCGGCGGGGTGATGCGGCCCGGCATCGTGCACCGCCTCGACAAAGGGACGAGCGGCGTCATCGTCTGCGCCAAGAACGACGCGGCGCACGAGGCGCTCACGCGCCAATTCGCGTCGCGCACCCTGACCAAAGTCTATCTCGCCATCACCATCGGCGCGCCGAGTCCGCGCGCGGGGGTGGTGGATCGTCCGATCGGGCGGCACACGGTGGACCGCAAACGCATGGCGGTGGATGTGCCGCGCTCGCGCGCCGCGAAGACGGAATACGAAACGCTCGCCGCGGCGGGCGGGCTCGCAGTCGTGCGTTGCGGGCTCCTCACGGGACGCACGCACCAGATCCGCGTGCACTTGCAGTCGCTGCGCTGCCCGATTCTCGGCGACGCGGTTTACGGCGGGCGCAATGCCGAAAAACGTCTCGACCAGATGTCCATGTCCGACGCCCGTGCGATGCGTCGCCCCGCGCTGCACGCGTGGCGCATCGAGTTCGATCACCCGCGCGACGGCCGGCGCGTGAAGCTGGAGGCGGCGATTCCATCGGACATGAAGTGCATTCTCGACCGGATCGGATGGACGCCGTGA
- the pgeF gene encoding peptidoglycan editing factor PgeF translates to MTWRIDAFADAALPVRGAFFGRLGGTSAAPCDSLNLGIRCGDDADAVRLNENFVLASMGVRALYMPDQVHGCDVSIVESEPISGVVRGVAADAAVITRPGIAVGVLTADCVPVLIGDARGRAAAAVHAGWRGLDGGIIAATVAALSRMGVAPGDLRASVGPGIGPCHFEVSPDLAGRFRSEVAGADNAVARAGERDVIDLALVAFRQLVLTGIDSAHVEVVRRCTACEPGVFFSHRRERGVTGRQLSATWIAGR, encoded by the coding sequence GTGACGTGGCGGATCGACGCCTTCGCGGACGCCGCGCTGCCCGTGCGCGGGGCGTTCTTCGGACGCCTCGGCGGCACGAGCGCCGCGCCTTGCGACTCGCTGAACCTCGGCATTCGGTGCGGGGACGACGCGGATGCCGTGCGCCTCAACGAAAACTTCGTGCTGGCATCGATGGGGGTTCGCGCGCTCTACATGCCCGATCAGGTTCACGGGTGCGATGTTTCGATCGTGGAAAGCGAGCCCATCTCCGGCGTCGTGCGCGGTGTCGCCGCCGATGCCGCCGTCATCACGCGGCCCGGGATCGCCGTGGGCGTGCTGACGGCGGACTGCGTGCCGGTACTCATTGGCGACGCTCGCGGGCGCGCGGCGGCGGCGGTGCACGCGGGATGGCGCGGGCTCGACGGTGGGATCATCGCGGCAACGGTGGCGGCTCTCTCGCGGATGGGCGTTGCGCCGGGCGACCTGCGCGCGAGTGTCGGCCCCGGCATCGGACCGTGCCATTTCGAGGTATCGCCCGATCTCGCCGGGCGGTTTCGCTCCGAGGTCGCCGGCGCCGACAACGCTGTCGCGCGCGCCGGGGAGCGTGACGTGATCGATCTGGCGCTCGTGGCGTTTCGGCAACTCGTCCTCACGGGGATCGATTCGGCACATGTCGAAGTCGTTCGCCGTTGCACGGCCTGCGAGCCGGGCGTCTTCTTCAGCCATCGACGTGAACGGGGTGTCACGGGCCGCCAACTTTCGGCGACGTGGATCGCGGGAAGATGA
- the rho gene encoding transcription termination factor Rho, with translation MTASKSQSEEPQDQQPTVEATPEPAPRPPVVDDYEPEPRRKKERREDRGRITLNIQELKEKKIGELLRLAKDLDIENATGLRKQDLIYAILQEHAERQGAIFGEGVLEILPDGFGFLRAPDYNYLPGPDDIYVSPSQIRRFNLRTGDTISGQVRPPKESERYFALLKVETVNHENPEVSQDKILFDNLTPLYPDERIKLESDPENFSTRVMDLLSPIGKGQRALIVSPPKAGKTMLLQAIANAVTKNHKEVYLIVLLIDERPEEVTDMSRSVKGEVISSTFDEPATRHVQVAEMVIEKAKRLVEHKKDVVILLDSITRLARAYNTVVPHSGKILSGGVDSNALHKPKRFFGAARNVEEGGSLTIIATALIETGSRMDEVIYEEFKGTGNMEIHLDRKLADRRIYPAIDINRSGTRKEELLLDNDILQRVWVLRRVLSPLNPIDSMEFLLAKITGTKSNADFLNSMNQ, from the coding sequence ATGACCGCCTCGAAGTCGCAGTCCGAAGAACCCCAGGACCAGCAGCCCACGGTCGAAGCGACGCCCGAACCCGCGCCGAGGCCGCCCGTGGTCGACGACTACGAGCCCGAGCCGCGTCGGAAAAAAGAGCGCCGGGAGGATCGCGGGCGGATCACGCTCAACATCCAGGAACTCAAGGAAAAGAAGATCGGCGAGTTGCTGCGTCTGGCGAAGGATCTGGACATCGAGAACGCGACCGGTTTGCGAAAGCAGGATCTGATCTACGCGATCCTTCAGGAGCACGCCGAGCGACAGGGCGCGATCTTCGGCGAGGGCGTCCTGGAAATCCTGCCCGACGGCTTCGGATTCCTGCGCGCGCCGGACTACAACTATCTGCCCGGGCCCGACGACATCTACGTCTCGCCCAGCCAGATTCGTCGTTTCAATCTGCGTACCGGCGACACGATTTCCGGGCAGGTGCGTCCGCCGAAAGAGAGTGAGCGGTACTTCGCCCTGCTCAAAGTCGAGACGGTCAACCACGAAAACCCCGAGGTCTCGCAGGACAAGATTCTGTTCGACAACCTCACGCCGCTTTATCCCGACGAGCGGATCAAGCTCGAATCCGACCCCGAGAATTTCTCGACGCGCGTCATGGACCTGCTCAGCCCCATCGGCAAGGGCCAGCGCGCGCTGATCGTGAGTCCGCCGAAGGCCGGCAAGACGATGCTGCTTCAGGCGATCGCGAATGCCGTCACGAAGAACCACAAAGAGGTCTATCTGATCGTCCTGCTCATCGACGAGCGACCCGAAGAGGTCACCGACATGAGCCGTTCGGTCAAGGGCGAGGTCATCAGCTCGACCTTCGACGAACCCGCCACGCGCCACGTGCAGGTCGCCGAAATGGTCATCGAAAAGGCCAAGCGCCTCGTCGAGCACAAAAAGGACGTCGTGATCCTGCTCGACTCCATCACGCGTCTCGCCCGTGCGTACAACACCGTGGTACCGCACTCGGGCAAGATCCTGTCGGGCGGCGTCGATTCCAACGCGCTGCACAAACCCAAGCGGTTCTTCGGCGCGGCGCGCAACGTGGAAGAGGGCGGTTCGCTGACGATCATCGCCACGGCGCTGATCGAGACGGGCAGCCGCATGGACGAGGTCATCTACGAGGAGTTCAAGGGCACCGGCAATATGGAGATCCACCTCGATCGCAAGCTCGCTGATCGGCGCATCTATCCCGCGATCGACATCAACCGCTCCGGCACCCGCAAGGAAGAACTGCTGCTCGACAACGATATCCTCCAGCGCGTCTGGGTGCTTCGCCGCGTGCTCTCGCCGCTCAACCCCATCGATTCGATGGAATTCCTGCTCGCCAAGATCACGGGCACCAAGAGCAATGCCGACTTCCTGAATTCGATGAATCAGTAA
- a CDS encoding TIGR02757 family protein — MNRREVQVFLDDLVARFHHVRHRHHDPVDLVHRFERPADIEVAAFIASALAYGRAAQVRASVSRVFDALGPDLHGALIDFDPRHSPLPANFVHRFTTRDDMNEFLTRTADLLRKHGSLRAAFREGDCGGEPIDAAMSRFVAQFRAGGAVRPNVRYLLPDPADGSACKRFSLFLRWMVRDADGIDFGLWSEFGASRLVMPLDTHVARISRRLGLLRRASDDRRAAIEVTDALRSFAPDDPLRYDFAITHIGITGQWKDLIP, encoded by the coding sequence GTGAACCGTCGCGAAGTTCAAGTGTTTCTCGACGACCTCGTCGCGCGTTTTCATCACGTCCGGCACCGTCATCACGATCCCGTTGATCTTGTACATCGGTTTGAGCGCCCCGCTGACATCGAGGTCGCGGCGTTTATCGCGTCGGCGCTCGCCTACGGCCGGGCCGCGCAGGTGCGGGCGTCGGTGTCGCGCGTTTTCGATGCGCTCGGGCCGGATCTGCACGGCGCGTTGATCGACTTCGATCCGCGCCACTCCCCCCTGCCCGCGAATTTCGTTCACCGTTTCACTACGCGCGACGACATGAACGAGTTTCTCACACGCACGGCGGATCTCCTGCGAAAACACGGCAGCCTCCGCGCCGCGTTTCGCGAGGGCGACTGCGGCGGCGAACCCATCGACGCCGCCATGTCGCGGTTCGTCGCGCAATTCCGCGCGGGCGGGGCGGTTCGCCCCAACGTGCGTTATCTGTTGCCCGATCCCGCGGACGGCAGCGCCTGCAAGCGGTTTTCGCTGTTTCTGCGCTGGATGGTGCGGGACGCCGACGGCATCGACTTCGGACTGTGGTCGGAGTTCGGCGCGTCGCGCCTCGTCATGCCCCTCGACACGCACGTCGCGCGGATCTCACGTCGACTCGGCCTGCTGCGCCGCGCGAGCGACGACCGCCGCGCCGCGATCGAGGTCACCGACGCGCTGCGGAGCTTCGCGCCCGATGATCCTCTTCGTTACGATTTCGCGATCACGCACATCGGCATCACGGGTCAATGGAAGGACCTGATCCCATGA
- a CDS encoding TIGR04282 family arsenosugar biosynthesis glycosyltransferase yields MTDVLCLFAKSPRLGTVKTRLAAAIGDDAALAVYRRLGAQVTAQLRLVQGAAVRIHFTPPEDESLMRAWLGEDPEFHPQRGDDLGARMANALADAFRDGARRVALVGCDAPGLRAHHVETFLNELDRHDMVFIPADDGGYVAVGFARQVTGFLEGLRYGHADVMAETLRRAAEFGLRTRMLETQSDLDTADDMKKFPEIEAWIASRG; encoded by the coding sequence ATGACCGATGTGCTATGCCTCTTCGCGAAATCGCCGCGCCTCGGAACCGTGAAGACGCGCCTTGCGGCCGCTATCGGCGACGACGCCGCGCTCGCCGTCTATCGGCGGCTCGGCGCTCAAGTCACGGCGCAGCTTCGGCTCGTGCAGGGCGCCGCTGTTCGCATTCATTTCACGCCGCCGGAGGATGAATCCCTGATGCGCGCGTGGCTCGGGGAAGATCCAGAATTCCATCCGCAACGAGGCGACGATCTGGGCGCGCGCATGGCGAACGCGCTCGCCGATGCGTTTCGCGACGGCGCTCGCCGCGTGGCGCTCGTGGGATGCGACGCGCCGGGCTTGCGTGCGCATCATGTCGAAACCTTCTTGAACGAACTCGATCGACACGACATGGTGTTCATTCCCGCCGACGACGGCGGATACGTGGCCGTCGGGTTCGCGCGACAGGTCACGGGGTTTTTGGAGGGACTGCGGTACGGTCATGCGGATGTCATGGCCGAAACGCTGCGACGCGCGGCCGAGTTCGGGCTTCGCACGCGGATGCTCGAAACGCAGTCCGATCTCGACACGGCGGACGACATGAAGAAGTTTCCGGAGATCGAGGCATGGATCGCATCAAGAGGCTGA
- a CDS encoding TIGR04283 family arsenosugar biosynthesis glycosyltransferase, translated as MSLAIIVPTLNEEAHLPACLDAASRERPDELVVVDGGSRDATCDVARTHGVRVIETKPGRAAQMNEGAARTTSDLLLFCHADTMLPDGYRAHVERILGDASVSLGAFRFGLERRRAANRVIELGVALRCAVFGMPYGDQALFCRRADFLAVGGFAPPPALEDMALVLDLRRLGHLRMAPVSVRISDRAWKRHGYFALTLRHYGKAVTWLARRGTDRR; from the coding sequence ATGTCGCTCGCGATCATCGTTCCGACTCTGAACGAGGAAGCTCATCTTCCCGCCTGCCTCGACGCCGCGTCGCGCGAACGCCCCGATGAACTTGTGGTGGTCGATGGCGGGAGCCGTGATGCAACGTGCGACGTGGCCCGCACTCACGGCGTCCGCGTGATCGAAACCAAACCGGGCCGCGCGGCGCAGATGAATGAAGGCGCGGCGCGGACCACGAGTGACCTCCTGCTGTTTTGCCATGCCGACACGATGTTGCCGGACGGATACCGCGCGCATGTCGAGCGCATCCTCGGCGACGCCTCCGTTTCGCTCGGCGCGTTTCGGTTCGGGCTCGAACGCCGGCGCGCGGCGAACCGCGTCATCGAGCTCGGCGTGGCGCTGCGCTGCGCCGTCTTCGGCATGCCATACGGCGATCAGGCGCTGTTCTGTCGGCGCGCCGACTTCCTGGCCGTCGGTGGATTCGCGCCGCCGCCCGCGCTGGAAGACATGGCGCTCGTGCTCGATTTGCGTCGCCTTGGTCATCTGCGCATGGCACCCGTGTCCGTGCGGATCAGCGACCGCGCGTGGAAACGACACGGATACTTCGCGTTGACGCTCCGTCACTACGGCAAGGCGGTGACCTGGCTCGCGCGGCGCGGGACGGATCGACGATGA
- a CDS encoding sigma-54-dependent Fis family transcriptional regulator, with the protein MAKILVIDDNETMREGMETIITRMGHQTLGAAGGQEGVSLIENNAFDLILTDLKMEGMDGIEVLTRARQINHEAVVILITAFGSIEVAVDAIKKGAYDFIQKPFSQDQLRLKVTQALDFTQLAKKNELLEEQNRYLRKAESAHYAIDEIIGDSSALADIMKTVRKVAQGDSTVFIHGESGTGKELVARAIHELSPRAEKPFIKVNCSALAEGIMESELFGHEKGSFTGAIKRKLGRFELADGGTLFRDEIGDISAVIQLKLLRVLQEREFERVGGQQTISVDVRVICATNKDIKDEVQKGNFREDLFYRLHIVPIHLPPLRDRKEDIPKLIDHFLAKLMARTRKEIHGIEPSAMRALADYPWPGNIRELENVIEQTMVLCESRSIGRDDLPSFLFQEQSMPTLRSQLGKKPLNEILDDLERSLIKEAYEKSGQVKTETARILGIKTSALYYKLEKYGLL; encoded by the coding sequence ATGGCCAAGATTCTCGTGATCGACGACAACGAAACCATGCGCGAGGGGATGGAGACCATCATCACGCGCATGGGCCACCAGACGCTCGGCGCCGCCGGCGGGCAGGAAGGCGTCTCACTCATCGAGAACAATGCCTTCGATCTCATCCTCACCGACCTGAAGATGGAAGGGATGGACGGCATCGAGGTGCTCACGCGCGCGCGGCAGATCAACCACGAGGCGGTGGTCATTCTCATCACCGCGTTCGGTTCGATCGAAGTCGCCGTCGACGCCATCAAAAAGGGCGCGTACGACTTCATCCAGAAGCCCTTCTCGCAGGACCAGCTCCGCCTCAAGGTCACGCAGGCGCTCGATTTCACGCAACTCGCGAAAAAGAACGAACTGCTCGAAGAGCAGAACCGGTACCTGCGCAAGGCCGAGTCGGCGCACTACGCAATCGACGAGATCATCGGCGACTCCAGCGCGCTCGCCGACATCATGAAGACCGTGCGCAAGGTGGCGCAGGGCGATTCCACCGTGTTCATCCACGGCGAATCGGGGACCGGCAAGGAACTCGTCGCGCGCGCGATCCACGAACTCAGCCCCCGCGCCGAAAAGCCCTTCATCAAGGTCAACTGCTCGGCGCTCGCCGAGGGCATCATGGAGTCCGAGCTGTTCGGCCATGAGAAGGGCAGCTTCACCGGCGCGATCAAGCGCAAGCTCGGACGATTCGAACTCGCCGACGGCGGCACGCTCTTTCGCGACGAGATCGGGGACATCAGCGCGGTGATCCAGCTCAAGCTGCTGCGCGTGTTGCAGGAGCGCGAGTTCGAGCGCGTCGGCGGCCAGCAGACTATCAGCGTCGACGTGCGCGTCATCTGCGCCACGAATAAGGACATCAAGGACGAGGTACAAAAGGGAAATTTCCGGGAGGATCTGTTCTACCGCCTGCACATCGTTCCGATCCACCTGCCGCCGCTGCGCGACCGCAAGGAGGATATCCCCAAGCTCATTGACCATTTTCTCGCCAAACTCATGGCGCGCACGCGCAAGGAAATCCACGGGATCGAGCCCTCCGCGATGCGCGCGCTGGCCGATTATCCCTGGCCGGGTAACATCCGCGAACTCGAAAACGTGATCGAGCAGACGATGGTGCTGTGCGAATCGCGCTCGATCGGGCGCGACGATCTGCCGAGTTTCCTGTTTCAGGAACAGTCGATGCCCACGCTGCGTTCGCAGCTCGGCAAAAAGCCGCTCAATGAGATTCTCGACGATCTGGAGCGCAGTCTCATAAAGGAAGCTTACGAAAAGTCGGGGCAGGTCAAGACCGAGACCGCCCGCATCCTCGGCATCAAGACGAGCGCGCTCTACTACAAACTGGAGAAGTACGGCCTGCTGTGA